CAAGAGGTCTCCTTTCTTATTGGGCATTTGGCCTGCACCGCAGTACGTGATTCAGGTGACCAGGCAGGATTAGAAATGGAAATGTACGCCCGCCTTGCCCTCAGCCTGCGCCAAGTGTAGTGGCATCAAGTAGTCACGATAAGCATAGCGGTTAAGTTTGTGAGGTAGCGTTGGGGAGTCCTTTTCCTTGGCATCGGTATGGGATATTTGCTCATCCAGCCAGGTCTCAAAACGGCTTTGCTCTTCGCTGGCAATTTGGCTTAGCAGGGCATCATAACCTTCAAAATAATCTGTCTTTAATAAGCGCGATAAATTAACCAACACTTCTGGGCGCTGCTCTGCCAGATAGCGAATGGCGAGATAGCTCCAGCGGTAGGTTCTGTCCAGCCCATCCTTGTATTCGGTGGCGAAGATATCGGCCATGGCGGGGGCTTCTGCGCGTTTTTCCCGCGCGAGCGTGAGGGCTTCTGGATTGTCATTATTCCTGGAGACATATTCCGCCAGCCCCTCGGCCCACCACACCATCTTGCCCGGGAAGTGGCCAAAACCGCCGTACTTTACGAATCGGCCGTCGAGATAATGCACGTACTCGTGATTGAGGTTCCAGATGGCAAACTCTGGGGCAATCCACCATTGACGGAAGGCAAAAAAGCTCGCCTGGTTACCGGGTTTGGATGGTGTGCCCTCGATATACATACCGCCATTGTCTGTGCCTATATCAAACAGCAGTTGGCCGTAGGCATTGTATTGACTCCAGTTTTTAAAGGCTACGACCTGTAGGGCCTGATTGACATCATTGGCAGTGGGTTCCCGGTCTGTTTTTAGCAGAGAGTGGAAACTGTCTTCCTGAGAAATCAGCTTGGCGCAGCTTTCGGCAAACTCGGCCTCGGTCAAATCCTGAGACAGGATATACAGTCTGTCTGAACACCCATGCCGTTGGGGCAGTACCTGAGTACGCTCAGGGATCACGCAGAGGTCATCCTGCTCGCAGGCTTCTTTGCCAGCAAAGCGGTTGACGTGGTAACCCAGGGTGTAGGCGGTTTTGGCCGCTTCGCCACGGTTTCTGACATCAGCAATGGCAATACGTTTTACCGCCTCATCCAGCAGAGTTTCCTCCGGCGTGACCTCGCCATTTTCGCCAGCGGGCAGCGCCAGATGATAGAGTGCCAGCGCCCAATAGGCATTCATTCGCGGCCAGTCATCTTCGCCGCTGATGGCGGCATCGCTGCTGGCAAAGTTCAGCAGTACTGTGCTCGCATCTGATTCAAGCAGGGCTTTGGTGAGGCTACTATCCGGGT
This sequence is a window from Shewanella zhangzhouensis. Protein-coding genes within it:
- a CDS encoding collagenase, whose protein sequence is MNLKSLAICLMLAMTGCVQSPKSTVVFDTLTPRLANIEHKLAADRELYSKANFNLALALLERPETDHEKLLVYLRAYSYFGDADVMGAKQASRLAAILAQVALTASASTREQVAVVGYRFLADKDRGDEIAPFLDRLASQLKQLAAEPASIERDYALWETLRAYGFLLFESRKHPDSSLTKALLESDASTVLLNFASSDAAISGEDDWPRMNAYWALALYHLALPAGENGEVTPEETLLDEAVKRIAIADVRNRGEAAKTAYTLGYHVNRFAGKEACEQDDLCVIPERTQVLPQRHGCSDRLYILSQDLTEAEFAESCAKLISQEDSFHSLLKTDREPTANDVNQALQVVAFKNWSQYNAYGQLLFDIGTDNGGMYIEGTPSKPGNQASFFAFRQWWIAPEFAIWNLNHEYVHYLDGRFVKYGGFGHFPGKMVWWAEGLAEYVSRNNDNPEALTLAREKRAEAPAMADIFATEYKDGLDRTYRWSYLAIRYLAEQRPEVLVNLSRLLKTDYFEGYDALLSQIASEEQSRFETWLDEQISHTDAKEKDSPTLPHKLNRYAYRDYLMPLHLAQAEGKAGVHFHF